ggattaaaatatgattttgacagTAATTCATACGGTATATAATTAATGCTTTCATAGGACTAGTAGATAAAATAACAGTAAGTTTTGGTGAATCTATGAGTATTAGCAAATAAGCAGCTAGATCTATTGGAAACATTAActtaaaaaatgagtttttggttttCAATAGTGATAAGAATGGATGTGTGGTAATGTAAGACTGAATTTTTAATGACAAGTTAAAGTGCGGGAGTTTTGTACCCCACGAGAGCCCTTtagttaaagataaaaaaatatttactcgaTCCTTCTCCGGACACAAAATTGAAATTCCCTACTAGAAGAAATTAGTGGATTGATTATTACATTGATCACCCCATGACGGATCAGATCAGTAGGATTTGCCGTAAGACTTGTCTTGCAAAAACAAGTTACGTACGGTGTGTAGAAATTCACCAATCACATTTTTACATTAAAATTGATGCTACTATATACCATTCACAAATCAATGGGTCCAACAGAAACAATGACAATACAGATGTAAGGAAATATTATTCAATTAGAAATTGCTACCTAGTCAATCTTTAAGGAAACTAAAATTCCACCTATCTTTCTCCAGCGACCAAATCAAATTTTCCTCGCCAACAGTTGTGAAAATACAGACGTCATCATGTAATGTCTGCATTTTCCCACATGTACATAAATTTTTCATCTGCTAGATGGAAAGATATAATCATGTAATTTGCCCCGTTGTGTGAATGACACCATTTAATGAAACTTGACCTTTGCATAGatacaagagaaaaatattgtcCAACATTGATTTTTAACCGAGTATACTTCAACGTAATTGTTTATAAAGTAACGGTTTATCAGGTAATGTAATCTTCGGCCACAAAACCAAATATTGGAGATTGATTTCGAACAACAATTTGGAATGAGTTTGTATTTTCGGATTGAATAATGTCATACGATAGCCAGGATCGTATGACGTCACAAAGATCGATCAAGCCACTGCATGAAAATACTTGTAAACAAAAATAGTTACTCCTAAAGAATTCAGATACACAACTTTTGAATCAGCATTAATTGATAATGCTCCCGTTGACAGTacaatttcaaatttgtatGTAGAACTGGCAGGATTAAATTAACAATGCCATAATTTGCAGCAACTTTTGAATCGTGAAAGAGATTTCACATGAAGCTTAAAGAAGATGGAGTTGACAATATCTCCAGCCAAATGGGGGAGCTAGGCCATCCATGTTGGTGATAggtatttttttgtttctacgctatataataatacaatttaAACAAACCTAATTCAACTCCAACTAGTAGAAGGTAAGTTGGACTCtacaattaaattatatatgagcttgtttaccaaaaatattaagTATTCCAAATTATATTATGAGCTTGTTTACCAAAAATACATTTGTATTTTCCATTCCTCGGCTATGCATATTTTACTTCATCAACATTATTGAAGTAAAGAATTAACAAcgtaatataataaaattggcAAATTCCGTAGTTGATGATCCATTGAGAGCAAAAAACTCTTCTAAACAGCTAATTAACGtaataaaattatgaacaatgACTAATGGacaattttctttcaattgaaaaagattaatttatagtttctcaAAGTAAAAAACTTTTGATTCTTTTTAATAGCCATTAAAATTGCAATGAACACAACATGTGTTGATTCAACGCCCTCCATGTTAACCCCCAATATTCAAGCAGCGAAAACCAGAGTGCCCCGCCCAATTATTTATTATCTGGtgaataaatgtcatatatttgAATATTTATCATCCTACTTGATCAGATTGTTGTGGTGACATATTCCTATACTAAGCAGATAATAAGATAACATAAATAAAGGCATGGTCTATGAATTATTGATTGTCGaaggagaaaaaggaaagaaatgaaaaatgacaCAAGAACTTGAAAATACATCAACTCATCATGGAGTGAGTTGCTGTAAGTATTGGCTATCCAGCTCCCCATTAAACTTTCACATCATTACATAACGAACTACTCTTGTTGGAGCCCTTTTGcaaatttgttgtttttgaatGGAAGGGAAAGGTAAACTCATTATATAATATCTGTGgtataattcacattcaaagCTATTCCAAATATGTCATATTGCTTTCTCcatcagtttttttttatatcagtTTAGATGTGTTATATCCAACAAGTTTCCAAATGAATTACCTGGCTACTTTTGGCATGTAAGGAATTGGTTACATGAGGTTTTGTAATTGCCTCGTATATGGAGGAACTTCTTTCGAAAGAATTCTAAGACTTGGCTACGCAGAAGACCATTTGTGAAGGACATTGAGGATTTCATTCCTCGACTCTATCAATAACGTCATTTACTCTTATCATATCGTTATTATACTACAAGTGTTGTAAAGTATAGTTGATGGGAAAATAATAGTGTTGTAAAGTATGGTTGATggttaaagtttttttttagtgGAATTTCATATTCCTTATGTCTATTAAGTAAAAATTGAAATGTTGGAAAATTATCCTGCATTCAAGGGGTTGTTAAATCATTCCTTCTGATCAAGAGCTTATACAAAAATGTTGGATGAGAAGCTTTTACAAAAATGATGTTTGAAAATGATTTCTATGCCAATCATGTACTCTATTCTTTTAGTTATTTACTTGTCAAGCAAccttttttctaaaaagtacCATACTACTATCAAATTGAAGCCATAGTTAAGCATGCCAATCTCCTTCGATTTAATTTGCTGAGATGGGTTAATTGGTTGTCGGTAGGTTTTACATAAGTGTTGTATACAATTGTTGGTATCGTTGGGGGCCTTTTCCCAACAAGATGAGTTGTAGTATTCATAGAGACTTGTGGACATTCACTAAACTGAGACACATCAAAATACTCAAGACTCACAAAATGTTTTAAGAGCAACTAGACCAGCCATCCgaaagtcactcaatttatCAGCTTCTCTCAAGTCGTGTATCTTAGACCAGGAAGTTGAAATTCTAAACCAAGTGTTCCTTACTTCTTAGATTACAAGGAACAGAAGCGTATGCCAATACAAAAAACATAAGATATCTCAAAACCAGATCATATGAAATCCTGCATGGGTCAATCACCTTCTTACAGGGGGTACAACACCCCGACCAGGTGCTGCTCCACGACCTGCTGCCTGAGCCTGCAAATGAGATATAATAATCAGGTACATTTTATTTCTTCACTACAAGTTCAATTCTTGGCTAGCTAAAACACAACAAATACTTCATGACATCTTCCTATTTTTTTATAGTAGCAATTCTACAAAACATCCTTTCCAGGCGGATGAGAAATCCCACTTGAGTTCTTGGGAGGATCACAACTCCCAACTCACAATCTAAAGCAACCAACAACACTCTTTTATAATTTCAGTGAAATAGAGGTTAGAAGTAAATGTATCAGGAGTTGACAACTttcttaaattggaaaaaccaaGAGATAAATAAGTAGAAGTAAATCAATCAATTTCACCTCCCCTCTCCCTTTTACCGTCAACTACCCCACCCCCCATTCAAATCTCCCTCCTTTTTTTGAACCAAACATGGATAATGGCCCCACCATTTTGCAAAAATCAAgcaattcttttttgttttttttaaggaagtgcaaaaaaaagaagcaaattaACAGCATATATCTAAATTCTACAAGAGATAGTATGTGGTTAAGTTTCAGTAGTTGGCCTCAAAACAGAAAAAAACAAGTAGAAGGAATAGAAGCAACACTCACTTTAGCTCGCATTGCCATAGCACGTCCCCGTCCAACACCAAGTGATGAACCTTTGCCCTTTAAAAGTGAAATTAAACATAAGTGAAACACTTCAAATAAATGAAGAATAAGGATAAAACAAAGACATATGCTTCAGTGAAGTACCTTAATTCTAGCTTCTAGACGCTTGAACATGGGAGCATTCTTAAGCATATCTGGAATTATCATGAACCTGGTAGAAATTAAAGTTCAGTTATGCTTTTACCAGGAAACAGCCAAAAACCATGCAATaggaatcaataattttatatacCTGACTTTACTGCCTCTGATAAAAACATGTTCCAGTTGTGACACCCTCCCATCCTGCAGAgcaaaaaacattttaaaatagcCCATAGAAGGAAGGTCCTATATTGAAACCTACATTTCTTTTTCTATGAGTAACTGGAGAAAGAAGCTATTACAGCTTAGAAGCTGAATCATTTGTCCAATATCAGTCATGCAGTAACAAATGCAAAACAAATGACGTATTGCTAAATCAGCTTTTCCCGGCTTATTATTTGTTTACCAAATATCATCAACTATCCATAGGAAGCTTCAACTCAAGGATTGCAGAAATCACTCATTTTCTTTGGCAAAAGGTCAATAAGATTTGGATGCTTCATGATATATCGTGATCATTTTCCTCACAGACAACgttaagaaaaatatcaagtacAGGGACAGCAGTGTAAGACCATAGTATTGTTCACCTGTTATGCTAATGCACTGGAGAGCCAGTTGCACCCcacaagaaattggaagtgaaGACACTAAAAACGGGTGAACTTGAGAACCACAAACTGGAAATGCAACAAAAACATGACAGCAAGATGTCACAAATTCTTAACCTCTTCTTAGCACCTTTACTACCAGGAATACACAGTTAATCAAATAGAACATCAGAAAgtcaaataaataacaaaaaccTCAAAAACTAGAAGTTAGATATACAAACCATTACTATGTTTTGTGTTGtcatttatgtattaattatttacaATAGGATATGTCCCATTGTTAGAAATGGATATGGAAGGGGGTCATATGGCTTTGCTCTAGTGGTAAGACCACAACATGTGATGTGTGGGTTAGGTGCACATCACCGGCTTCAATCATGTTGCAGACAAAAGGGCTAGTATTTGAGTGGGAGAAGGATAGAGGGATGGACCAATGATACAGCGAGTTTCAAACAATGTACCAATGACCCTCTGGGATATCttcatcataaaataaataaataaatggataTGAAAGGTGGAGGAGAAATTTCTATTAAATGTGCCCTTATTGTTTAGGACTAAGATCTAGTTATATTCATTATTTAGAAACTGATAACTCTGTACTCCTCAGCATTAAGGGCTATGTTGGCCACCTCCAAAAGTGTTAGTTACATAAAAAGCAAAAGAACAGAAATACTTACAGAGCTCCTATGAAATCCACTGGTTGAATT
The Solanum stenotomum isolate F172 chromosome 12, ASM1918654v1, whole genome shotgun sequence DNA segment above includes these coding regions:
- the LOC125849299 gene encoding small nuclear ribonucleoprotein SmD3b-like, with the protein product MSRSLGIPVKLLHEATGHIVTVEMKSGELYRGSMVECEDNWNCQLETITYTAKDGRVSQLEHVFIRGSKVRFMIIPDMLKNAPMFKRLEARIKGKGSSLGVGRGRAMAMRAKAQAAGRGAAPGRGVVPPVRR